From a single Carassius gibelio isolate Cgi1373 ecotype wild population from Czech Republic chromosome A18, carGib1.2-hapl.c, whole genome shotgun sequence genomic region:
- the LOC127933819 gene encoding calpain-2 catalytic subunit translates to MSELGSFDNPVKFKDQDYDVLLQKCIKSAVLFSDTVFAANQSSLGIPVDPDPKKAVKWLRPKEITSNAVFVEGTMGTTDICQGQLGNCWLLAALSCLTMHPTLFVKVVPSGQSLSESYAGIFRFRFWQYGEWVEVVVDDRLPVREGRLLFSYSRTTNEFWSALVEKAYAKLIGSYGSLKGGIISEGMEDFTGGIAYSLHVSSRPPRMLWRAITAALARSSLLSCFIQAASVKEIGSVTSEGLIKGHAYAITDTDKVQKASEEVLLLRLRNPWGFVEYCGPWSDKCQDWDFIDDAQKARLELAKVEDGEFWMGIEDFCRLFNTVEMCSVNPDSMSGEASDDTDTPSWTLSSHQGTWVPMCSAGGSHRYPRSFWKNPQFQMILSEKDVDEHDYGEDEEGEEGDGEDDEEGVVVAPVSKTEKQGEKKKKCTVLVELLQKYRRQKDKVHFLYIAFHIYKVPLELQDKPGSLDQHFFSNNRSVARSGKYRSIRSVWRKVHLEPSSYVIVASTYRPNQQGEFFLRVYTKTGNIQGFQDFPCTNNYSVTVMSKPVLPEDLFRVQKWFDEKAGSDDRVNAVQFMNLVNSVLEKEYELPLETCRQLIFGEDTGGRGRLNRAQAEKLLTSLRNLQSVFFQFDEDSSGTMSPFELSLALNAAGVECDNVVLQLLWERFGAGEQYLPFCGFVSCVARLQVLFDLFESETNPELKDKGINAWLLKLLAV, encoded by the exons ATGTCTGAGTTAGGCTCCTTTGACAATCCGGTTAAATTCAAAGATCAAGACTATGACGTCCTGCTGCAGAAGTGCATCAAATCTGCAGTTCTGTTCTCAGACACGGTGTTCGCGGCGAACCAAAGCTCCCTCGGTATTCCTGTGGATCCTGACCCTAAAAAGGCAGTGAAGTGGCTGCGCCCAAAG GAAATCACAAGTAATGCTGTCTTTGTTGAGGGCACCATGGGCACCACCGATATCTGCCAGGGCCAGCTGG GTAACTGCTGGCTGCTGGCGGCACTGTCCTGTCTCACCATGCACCCGACTCTGTTTGTGAAAGTGGTTCCATCTGGACAAAGCCTGAGTGAATCCTACGCTGGCATCTTTCGTTTTAGG tTCTGGCAGTATGGTGAGTGGGTGGAGGTGGTAGTGGATGACAGGCTGCCTGTGAGAGAGGGCCGTCTGCTTTTCAGCTACTCTCGCACCACCAACGAGTTCTGGAGCGCATTGGTGGAGAAAGCTTATGCCAA GCTGATTGGTTCTTATGGCAGTCTGAAGGGGGGAATTATCTCAGAGGGAATGGAGGATTTTACGGGGGGCATTGCCTACTCCCTCCACGTGTCATCTCGGCCCCCACGCATGCTCTGGAGAGCCATCACAGCTGCCCTGGCCAGGAGCAGTCTGCTCAGCTGCTTCATACAG GCTGCGAGTGTGAAGGAGATTGGCAGTGTGACTTCAGAGGGTCTTATCAAAGGTCATGCCTATGCCATCACTGATACAGATAAG gtccaGAAGGCGTCTGAAGAGGTCCTGCTGCTGAGGCTGCGGAACCCATGGGGGTTTGTTGAGTACTGTGGACCTTGGAGTGACAA gtgtcagGACTGGGATTTTATAGATGATGCTCAGAAGGCCAGACTTGAGTTGGCCAAAGTTGAAGATGGAGAATTCTG GATGGGAATAGAGGACTTTTGCCGGCTGTTTAATACAGTGGAAATGTGCAGTGTGAATCCGGACTCTATGTCGGGGGAGGCGAGTGATGACACGGACACCCCGTCCTGGACACTGAGCTCACATCAAGGCACCTGGGTCCCAATGTGCTCTGCTGGGGGCAGCCATCGTTACCCAA GATCTTTCTGGAAAAATCCTCAGTTCCAGATGATTCTGTCTGAGAAAGATGTGGATGAGCATGATTATGGAGAGGATGAGGAAGGGGAGGAAGGAGACGGAGAAGACGATGAAGAAGGTGTTGTGGTGGCTCCTGTGAGCAAGACTGAGAAACagggagagaagaagaagaagtgcaCGGTCCTGGTGGAGCTTCTCCAGAAATACCGCAGACAAAAAGATAAAGTCCACTTTCTCTACATCGCATTTCACATCTACAAG GTTCCCCTTGAG CTGCAGGACAAACCAGGATCTCTGGACCAGCACTTCTTTTCCAACAACCGTTCAGTTGCTCGCTCTGGAAAGTACCGTAGCATCAGGAGCGTGTGGCGGAAGGTGCACCTGGAGCCTAGCAGTTATGTCATCGTAGCCTCCACCTACAGGCCCAACCAGCAGGGGGAGTTCTTCCTCCGTGTTTACACCAAAACCGGCAACATACAGGG GTTCCAGGATTTCCCCTGCACCAACAACTACTCTGTG ACGGTAATGTCAAAGCCGGTCTTACCTGAGGATCTGTTCAGAGTGCAGAAGTGGTTTGATGAAAAGGCCGGATCA GATGACAGAGTGAATGCTGTGCAGTTTATGAATCTGGTGAACTCAG TGTTGGAAAAAGAATATGAACTTCCTCTGGAGACCTGCAGACAGCTCATCTTTGGGGAAGAT ACTGGGGGCAGAGGCCGTCTGAACAGAGCTCAAGCAGAGAAGCTGCTCACCTCCCTACGCAATCTGCAG TCTGTCTTTTTCCAGTTTGATGAGGATTCATCAGGAACCATGAGTCCGTTCGAACTCAGTTTGGCTCTGAATGCTGCAG GTGTGGAGTGTGACAATGTTGTGCTACAGCTGTTGTGGGAGAGGTTTGGCGCTGGTGAACAATACCTGCCTTTCTGTGGCTTTGTGTCTTGTGTTGCCAGACTGCAGGTGCTCTTTG ATCTTTTTGAGTCGGAGACCAACCCCGAGTTGAAGGACAAGGGCATCAATGCT TGGCTCCTGAAGCTGTTGGCTGTGTGA